The Pseudomonas wenzhouensis genome has a segment encoding these proteins:
- a CDS encoding DUF4198 domain-containing protein, whose protein sequence is MNKTCKWAALTLALCLPFSAQAHRAWMLPSATVLSGEEPWITVDAAVSNDLFYFEHFPLRIAGVGAMDQAPAGGPPGMRLRPAAQLQIQAPDGSLLQPQNGHIGRYRSSFDLPLSQKGTYKLSITNHGLFASYKENGQQRRWMGSAEALAKEIPAAAEELQVSQTSSRMEVFVTSGKTTDTVLSTTGKGLELQPVTHPNDLFAGEAAEFILLLDGKPAADVAVSVIPGGNRYRDQLGEIELKSDAQGRVSITWPEAGMYWLEAELESDQAQAPATRRRASYSATLEVLAP, encoded by the coding sequence ATGAACAAGACCTGCAAATGGGCCGCACTGACCCTGGCCCTGTGCCTGCCTTTCTCCGCTCAGGCGCACCGCGCCTGGATGCTGCCCTCGGCCACCGTACTGTCCGGTGAGGAGCCGTGGATCACCGTCGACGCCGCCGTCTCCAATGATCTGTTCTACTTCGAGCACTTCCCGCTGCGTATCGCCGGTGTCGGCGCAATGGATCAAGCACCGGCCGGTGGGCCACCCGGCATGCGTCTGCGCCCGGCCGCGCAACTGCAGATCCAGGCACCGGACGGCAGCCTGCTGCAACCGCAAAATGGCCATATCGGCCGCTACCGCAGCAGCTTCGACCTACCCCTTTCACAGAAGGGCACCTACAAGCTGAGCATCACCAACCACGGCCTGTTCGCCTCCTACAAGGAGAACGGCCAACAGCGGCGCTGGATGGGCAGCGCCGAGGCCCTGGCCAAGGAAATCCCGGCGGCCGCCGAAGAGTTGCAGGTCAGCCAGACCTCCAGTCGTATGGAAGTCTTCGTCACCTCCGGCAAAACCACCGACACCGTGCTGTCCACCACCGGCAAGGGTCTGGAACTGCAGCCGGTGACCCACCCCAATGACCTGTTCGCGGGCGAAGCGGCCGAGTTCATCCTGCTGCTCGACGGCAAGCCTGCCGCTGATGTGGCAGTGAGTGTGATCCCCGGCGGCAACCGCTATCGCGACCAGCTCGGCGAGATCGAATTGAAGAGCGATGCCCAGGGCCGTGTCAGCATCACCTGGCCCGAGGCCGGCATGTACTGGCTGGAAGCCGAGCTGGAAAGCGACCAGGCACAGGCGCCCGCCACCCGCCGCCGCGCCAGCTACAGCGCAACCCTCGAAGTGCTCGCCCCCTGA
- a CDS encoding DUF2271 domain-containing protein: MSRPLLFAFTSLLSAPLLAAQMTVEVEIPRLQVAEYHRPYVAVWLEDAGNRHAADLTVWYDMKMKDAEGEKWLKDLRQWWRRSGRNLDMPVDGISGATRAVGKHSLSFASDSPQLQNLAAGEYQLVVEAAREVGGRELLRVPFTWPPQQRNQASAQGQHELGAITLELTP, translated from the coding sequence ATGTCCAGACCCTTGTTGTTCGCCTTTACCAGCCTGCTCAGCGCCCCGCTGCTGGCGGCACAGATGACCGTCGAGGTCGAGATCCCGCGCCTGCAGGTCGCCGAATACCACCGCCCCTATGTGGCCGTCTGGCTGGAGGATGCGGGCAACCGTCACGCCGCCGATCTGACGGTGTGGTACGACATGAAGATGAAGGATGCCGAGGGCGAGAAATGGCTCAAGGATCTGCGCCAGTGGTGGCGCCGCAGCGGGCGCAACCTGGACATGCCGGTCGATGGCATCAGCGGCGCCACCCGCGCCGTAGGCAAGCACAGCCTGAGCTTCGCCAGCGACAGCCCGCAGTTGCAGAACCTGGCGGCGGGTGAATACCAACTGGTCGTAGAGGCTGCACGCGAAGTGGGCGGCCGCGAACTGCTGCGTGTGCCGTTCACCTGGCCGCCGCAGCAGCGCAACCAGGCCAGCGCCCAGGGCCAGCACGAGCTGGGCGCCATCACCCTCGAACTCACCCCATAA
- a CDS encoding PepSY-associated TM helix domain-containing protein has protein sequence MPRLPWLGTLRQWHWISSALCLAGMLLFAITGITLNHAGQIEARPQVQQRQAQLPAELQAQLLQQTPNQGLPLALRQWLEQSLQVRLDGRSAEWSDGELYIALPRPGGDAWLSLDLHSGELEYEATDRGWIAYFNDLHKGRHTGTAWSWLIDIFAAVCVLFSLTGLLLLHRHAGSRPSTWPLTGLGLLLPLLLALVFIH, from the coding sequence ATGCCCCGACTCCCCTGGCTCGGCACCCTGCGCCAATGGCACTGGATCAGTTCCGCGCTCTGCCTGGCCGGCATGCTGCTGTTCGCCATCACCGGCATCACCCTCAACCACGCCGGGCAGATCGAAGCCCGCCCGCAGGTACAGCAGCGGCAGGCGCAACTGCCCGCCGAGTTGCAGGCGCAGTTGCTGCAGCAAACGCCCAATCAGGGTTTGCCGCTGGCCTTGCGTCAATGGCTGGAGCAGAGCCTGCAAGTGCGCCTCGACGGGCGTAGCGCCGAGTGGTCGGATGGCGAGCTGTATATCGCCCTGCCGCGCCCAGGTGGCGACGCCTGGCTGAGCCTCGATCTGCACTCCGGCGAGCTGGAATACGAAGCCACCGACCGTGGCTGGATCGCTTACTTCAACGACCTGCACAAGGGCCGCCATACCGGCACGGCCTGGAGCTGGCTCATCGATATCTTCGCCGCAGTCTGCGTGTTGTTCAGCCTCACTGGCCTGCTGCTCCTGCACCGCCATGCCGGCAGCCGCCCCTCGACCTGGCCACTCACGGGTCTGGGCCTGTTGCTGCCGCTGCTGCTGGCGCTTGTTTTCATCCATTGA